A genomic region of Rhodobium gokarnense contains the following coding sequences:
- the ffh gene encoding signal recognition particle protein, protein MFDNLSDRLGDIFDKLTRRGALSEKDVGEALREVRRALIEADVALEVVRSFTDKVRERAVGAEVVKSVTPGQMVIKIVHDVMIETLGAEGKPIDLNAPSPVPIMMVGLQGSGKTTTTSKIALRLTRREKRKVLMASLDTRRPAAQEQLKVLGEQYGIDTLPIVAGETPPQIAKRAMTAGRLSGYDVVILDTAGRTHIDEPLMMEMAEIRDVAQPHETLLVADALTGQDAVNLAKSFDERVGITGICLTRMDGDGRGGAALSMRAVTGKPIKLIGTGEKADALEEFHPSRIADRILGMGDIVSLVEKASEAIDAEKAAKMAKKLQKGAFDLEDLADQLGHMQKIGGMSGMLGLMPGIGKIKKQLDAANLDDTIVKRQMAIINSMTVKEKRAPKLLNASRKRRIAAGSGTEVQDVNKLLKMHRQMADMMKKMGKGKGLLGGMMGGKAPQVDPAALEEMAKGGGMPGLPPGGLGGGLPGGMGGLPGGFPGLPGGKLPGMGGFPGLPGGKGKKK, encoded by the coding sequence ATGTTCGACAATCTGTCAGATCGCCTCGGCGATATTTTCGACAAGCTGACGCGGCGCGGCGCGCTTTCGGAAAAGGACGTCGGCGAGGCGCTGCGCGAGGTGCGGCGCGCGCTGATCGAGGCCGACGTGGCGCTGGAGGTGGTGCGGTCCTTCACCGACAAGGTGCGCGAGCGCGCCGTCGGCGCGGAGGTTGTCAAGTCGGTGACGCCGGGCCAGATGGTCATCAAGATCGTCCACGACGTGATGATCGAGACGCTCGGTGCCGAGGGCAAGCCGATCGACCTCAACGCGCCGAGCCCGGTGCCGATCATGATGGTCGGCCTGCAGGGCTCGGGCAAGACGACGACCACGTCGAAGATTGCCCTCAGGCTCACCAGGCGCGAGAAGCGCAAGGTGCTGATGGCCTCGCTCGATACGCGCCGCCCGGCCGCCCAGGAGCAGCTGAAGGTGCTCGGCGAGCAGTACGGCATCGACACCCTGCCGATCGTTGCCGGCGAGACGCCGCCGCAGATCGCCAAACGGGCGATGACCGCCGGCCGGCTCTCCGGCTACGACGTCGTCATCCTCGATACCGCCGGCCGCACCCATATCGACGAGCCGCTGATGATGGAGATGGCGGAGATCCGCGACGTCGCCCAGCCGCACGAGACGCTGCTCGTCGCCGATGCGCTGACCGGCCAGGACGCCGTCAACCTCGCCAAGAGCTTCGACGAGCGGGTCGGCATTACCGGCATCTGCCTCACCCGAATGGACGGCGACGGCCGCGGCGGCGCGGCGCTGTCCATGCGCGCCGTCACCGGCAAGCCGATCAAGCTCATCGGCACCGGCGAAAAGGCCGACGCGCTGGAGGAATTCCATCCCTCGCGCATCGCCGACCGTATCCTCGGCATGGGCGACATCGTCTCGCTCGTCGAAAAGGCGTCGGAGGCCATCGATGCGGAAAAAGCCGCCAAGATGGCCAAGAAGCTGCAGAAGGGGGCCTTCGATCTGGAGGACCTCGCCGACCAGCTCGGCCACATGCAGAAGATCGGCGGCATGTCCGGCATGCTCGGCCTGATGCCCGGCATCGGCAAGATCAAGAAGCAGCTCGATGCGGCCAATCTCGACGACACCATCGTCAAGCGGCAGATGGCGATCATCAATTCCATGACGGTGAAGGAAAAGCGGGCGCCGAAGCTGCTCAATGCCAGCCGCAAGCGGCGCATCGCCGCCGGCTCCGGCACCGAGGTCCAGGACGTCAACAAGCTCCTCAAGATGCACCGCCAGATGGCGGACATGATGAAGAAGATGGGCAAGGGCAAGGGCCTTCTCGGCGGCATGATGGGCGGCAAGGCCCCGCAGGTCGACCCGGCCGCTCTGGAAGAGATGGCCAAGGGCGGCGGCATGCCCGGCCTTCCTCCCGGTGGCCTCGGCGGCGGCCTCCCCGGCGGCATGGGCGGACTGCCCGGCGGCTTTCCAGGCCTTCCCGGCGGCAAGCTGCCCGGCATGGGCGGTTTCCCGGGCCTTCCCGGCGGCAAGGGCAAGAAGAAGTGA
- a CDS encoding RrF2 family transcriptional regulator, whose product MRLTQQTDIALRILMYLAINRDEKTIIDDVVVKCLCPRPQAVKAIQSLRNGAYITSRKGRNGGIALARDPSEISVGEIVRTIETDIIMAECQTQHPAHCNIVETCLLKNAFDGAMEQFMHHLDNISIADITSNSEVLFCTGGPMPQPRDGAPARPAAATMFKY is encoded by the coding sequence ATGCGACTCACCCAGCAAACCGACATCGCCCTTCGCATCCTGATGTATCTCGCCATCAACCGGGACGAGAAAACCATCATCGACGATGTCGTCGTCAAGTGCCTCTGCCCGCGGCCGCAGGCCGTGAAGGCGATCCAGTCGCTGCGCAACGGCGCCTACATCACCTCGCGCAAGGGCCGCAACGGCGGCATCGCGCTGGCCCGCGACCCGTCGGAAATTTCCGTCGGAGAGATCGTGCGCACCATCGAGACGGACATCATCATGGCCGAATGCCAGACCCAGCATCCGGCCCATTGCAACATCGTCGAGACCTGCCTGTTGAAGAACGCCTTCGACGGCGCCATGGAGCAGTTCATGCACCATCTCGACAACATCTCAATCGCCGACATCACCTCCAATTCCGAGGTCCTGTTCTGCACCGGCGGACCGATGCCGCAGCCGCGCGACGGCGCGCCGGCCCGTCCGGCCGCGGCGACGATGTTCAAGTACTAG
- a CDS encoding YggS family pyridoxal phosphate-dependent enzyme: MSAEAVRRLAEIHTRIARAEEDADRPEGAVTLVAVSKTFEVDDIRPVLAAGQRVFGENRVQEAQKKWPLLKDEFRDVELHLIGPMQSNKVKDAVALFDVIHTVDREKIARALSEEIEKQGRAPALLVQVNTGAEPQKAGVLPDDTTDFVKRCREEYGLALKGLMCIPPVEDVAAPHFALLQKLADGLELPWLSMGMSADFETAVGFGATHVRVGSAIFGARDYG, from the coding sequence ATGAGCGCGGAGGCCGTCCGCCGGCTGGCGGAAATCCATACCCGGATCGCCCGGGCCGAAGAGGATGCCGACCGGCCCGAGGGTGCCGTCACGCTGGTCGCCGTTTCCAAGACCTTCGAGGTCGACGACATCCGCCCGGTGCTGGCCGCCGGCCAGCGGGTGTTCGGCGAGAACCGGGTGCAGGAAGCGCAGAAGAAGTGGCCGCTCCTCAAGGATGAGTTCCGCGACGTGGAGCTTCACCTGATCGGGCCGATGCAGTCCAACAAGGTGAAGGACGCCGTGGCGCTCTTCGACGTCATCCACACCGTCGACCGGGAGAAGATCGCCCGCGCGCTTTCCGAGGAGATCGAGAAACAGGGCCGCGCCCCGGCGCTCCTCGTCCAGGTCAACACCGGCGCGGAGCCCCAGAAGGCCGGGGTGTTGCCCGACGACACGACCGATTTCGTGAAGCGCTGCCGCGAGGAGTACGGGCTCGCCCTCAAGGGGCTGATGTGCATCCCGCCGGTGGAAGACGTCGCCGCGCCCCATTTCGCGCTGTTGCAGAAGCTCGCCGACGGGCTGGAGCTGCCGTGGCTCTCCATGGGCATGTCGGCGGATTTCGAGACGGCGGTCGGCTTCGGCGCCACCCATGTGCGGGTCGGCTCGGCCATTTTCGGCGCGCGGGACTACGGGTAA
- a CDS encoding DUF924 family protein — MSDTLPGPLDVLDFWFRAGPAKWFTKDAGFDVEIRERFGALMAHAADGSLDRWTEKPHSALALILLLDQFPRNVYRDSPKAFATDEKARTIADMALGKGFERAYPVEVRKFFFMPFMHSESLDDQGRCVELMMGIGDKDGLFYAFQHLELIRRFGRFPHRNPVFGRETTAEEEAFLKLGGFAG, encoded by the coding sequence TTGTCCGACACCCTGCCCGGCCCGCTCGACGTCCTCGATTTCTGGTTCCGCGCGGGGCCGGCGAAATGGTTCACCAAGGACGCCGGTTTCGACGTGGAGATCCGCGAACGGTTCGGCGCGCTGATGGCGCACGCCGCGGACGGCTCGCTCGACCGCTGGACGGAAAAGCCGCACAGCGCCCTCGCCCTGATCCTCCTGCTCGACCAGTTCCCGCGCAACGTCTACCGCGACAGCCCGAAGGCCTTCGCCACTGACGAAAAGGCGCGGACGATCGCCGACATGGCGCTCGGCAAGGGGTTCGAGCGGGCCTATCCCGTAGAGGTCAGAAAGTTCTTCTTTATGCCCTTCATGCATTCGGAAAGCCTCGACGACCAGGGGCGCTGCGTGGAGCTGATGATGGGGATCGGCGACAAGGACGGGCTCTTCTATGCCTTCCAGCACCTGGAGCTGATCCGCCGCTTCGGCCGCTTCCCGCACCGCAATCCGGTGTTCGGGCGCGAGACGACGGCCGAGGAAGAGGCATTCCTCAAGCTCGGCGGGTTTGCGGGATGA
- a CDS encoding CobW family GTP-binding protein, with the protein MPIPITVLTGFLGSGKTTLLNRLISDPAMADAAVIINEFGEVGLDHMLVEAAEDGIVELSSGCLCCTVRGDLVKTLEDFLRRLDNGRLETLSRIVIETTGLADPAPILHAIMLHPYLVLRYRLDGVVTTVDAVNGMATLDAHEEAVKQVAVADRIVLTKSDIAEDAGVAALRERLAALNPGAPVVDAAGATAGALLNCGLFDPTRKIPDVARWLHEEAYRDSGHTHDHGDGHGHHHHHDVNRHDDHIRAFSLATDRAVPATALEMFIDLLRSAHGPKLLRVKGIVKLAEDLDRPVVIHGVQEVFHPPATLPEWPDADHRTRLVFITRDMPEDFVRRMFEAIAGTPVIDTPDAAALTDNPLAVSGFSGTFKP; encoded by the coding sequence ATGCCGATTCCGATCACCGTCCTGACCGGGTTTCTCGGCTCGGGCAAGACGACGCTGCTCAACCGCCTGATCAGCGATCCGGCGATGGCGGATGCGGCCGTCATCATCAACGAGTTCGGCGAGGTCGGGCTCGACCACATGCTGGTCGAGGCGGCCGAGGACGGCATCGTGGAGCTCTCCTCCGGGTGCCTGTGCTGCACCGTGCGCGGCGATCTCGTAAAGACGCTCGAAGACTTTTTGCGCCGGCTCGACAACGGCCGGCTGGAGACGCTCTCGCGCATCGTCATCGAGACGACGGGGCTCGCCGACCCGGCGCCGATCCTCCACGCCATCATGCTGCACCCCTATCTGGTGCTGCGCTACCGGCTCGACGGCGTGGTGACCACCGTCGACGCGGTCAACGGCATGGCGACGCTCGACGCCCATGAAGAGGCGGTGAAGCAGGTCGCGGTTGCCGACCGCATCGTGCTGACGAAGAGCGATATCGCCGAGGACGCCGGCGTCGCCGCGCTGCGCGAGCGCCTTGCCGCGCTCAATCCGGGGGCGCCGGTGGTCGATGCGGCCGGCGCGACGGCCGGGGCCCTCCTCAATTGCGGCCTGTTCGATCCGACCCGGAAGATCCCCGACGTTGCCCGCTGGCTGCACGAGGAGGCCTATCGCGACAGCGGGCACACCCATGATCATGGTGATGGTCACGGGCACCATCACCACCACGACGTCAACCGCCACGACGACCATATCAGGGCGTTCTCCCTGGCGACGGACCGGGCGGTGCCGGCGACCGCGCTGGAAATGTTCATCGACCTTCTGCGCTCCGCCCACGGGCCGAAGCTCCTTCGGGTCAAGGGCATCGTCAAGCTCGCCGAGGATCTGGACCGGCCGGTGGTCATCCACGGCGTCCAGGAGGTGTTCCATCCGCCGGCGACCCTGCCGGAATGGCCCGATGCCGACCACCGCACGCGGCTCGTCTTCATCACCCGCGACATGCCCGAAGACTTCGTGCGGCGGATGTTCGAGGCGATCGCCGGGACGCCCGTCATCGATACCCCCGATGCTGCGGCGCTGACCGACAACCCCTTGGCGGTCAGCGGATTTTCCGGCACATTCAAGCCTTGA
- a CDS encoding D-alanyl-D-alanine carboxypeptidase family protein — MHFRFGSSAVARKPAIVAAILLACALVQGAQTAPARAEDDIAAYLVMDADSGTVLDSMNPLRPWHPASLTKMMTAYVTFKALKLGFLRPSSPVYYSANARSEPPSKMGFRVGTVLTVDNALKMMLVKSANDVAVAIGETVSGSEAAFVAAMNREAQRLGMRSTRYTNPNGLPDRAQITNARDYAILARALHKDFPEYGHYFRVGAITFGKRTMKNYNILLHHYRGADGFKTGYICDSGLNLVASATRNGRRVVAVVLGARTGYQRAAIARKLLDRGFGKGGGFFSSGGTPVESIRATRTWPALPPKGYCRGAKPKIADLLEQYDRYKVTEPRRDLFGGARPDRASMVSAPKALKKKGKGKLTADEVLDRLVGPPQSYSVVKVYVGGADDNLPAKALEPIDGFQISHRGRSNVLPSPHPLRTPGIATGNSPALAIRPVTPPEDAAKAVSLFSRSGRITGRPEVLLPQKLVPPAFVDGKPLPRPNPRR; from the coding sequence TTGCATTTCAGGTTCGGTTCGTCAGCGGTCGCCAGGAAACCCGCGATCGTCGCCGCGATCCTTCTCGCATGCGCCCTGGTGCAGGGGGCGCAGACGGCGCCGGCGCGCGCCGAGGACGACATCGCCGCCTATCTGGTCATGGATGCCGACAGCGGTACGGTGCTCGATTCCATGAACCCGCTGCGGCCGTGGCATCCGGCGTCGCTGACCAAGATGATGACCGCCTATGTGACCTTCAAGGCGCTGAAGCTCGGCTTTTTGCGGCCGTCCTCGCCGGTCTACTATTCGGCCAATGCGCGGTCCGAGCCGCCCTCCAAGATGGGCTTTCGGGTCGGCACCGTGCTGACCGTCGACAACGCCCTGAAGATGATGCTGGTGAAGTCCGCCAACGACGTGGCGGTGGCAATCGGCGAGACCGTCAGCGGCAGCGAGGCGGCGTTCGTTGCGGCCATGAACCGCGAGGCGCAGCGGCTCGGCATGCGCTCGACGCGCTACACCAATCCGAACGGCCTGCCCGATCGGGCGCAGATCACCAATGCCCGCGACTACGCCATCCTGGCGCGGGCGCTGCACAAGGATTTCCCCGAATACGGCCATTATTTCCGCGTCGGCGCGATCACGTTCGGCAAGCGGACGATGAAGAACTACAACATCCTTCTGCACCACTATCGCGGCGCCGACGGCTTCAAGACCGGCTATATCTGCGATTCCGGCCTCAACCTGGTGGCGTCTGCGACCCGCAACGGACGCCGCGTCGTCGCCGTGGTGCTCGGCGCGCGCACCGGCTACCAGCGCGCTGCGATCGCCCGCAAGCTGCTCGACCGCGGCTTCGGCAAGGGCGGCGGGTTCTTCTCCAGCGGCGGCACGCCCGTGGAATCGATCCGCGCGACCCGCACCTGGCCGGCGCTGCCGCCGAAGGGCTATTGCCGCGGTGCCAAGCCGAAGATCGCCGACCTCCTGGAACAGTATGACCGCTACAAGGTGACCGAACCGCGCCGCGACCTGTTCGGCGGCGCCCGCCCGGACCGGGCGAGCATGGTCTCGGCACCAAAGGCGCTGAAGAAGAAGGGCAAGGGCAAGCTTACCGCCGACGAGGTTCTGGACCGGCTGGTCGGCCCGCCGCAGTCCTATTCGGTGGTCAAGGTCTATGTGGGCGGTGCGGACGACAACCTGCCGGCCAAGGCGCTGGAGCCGATCGACGGCTTCCAGATCAGCCACCGCGGCCGCTCCAACGTGCTGCCGAGCCCGCATCCGCTGCGCACGCCGGGGATCGCCACCGGCAATTCGCCGGCCCTTGCCATTCGCCCGGTGACGCCGCCGGAAGATGCCGCCAAGGCGGTCAGCCTGTTCTCGCGCAGCGGCCGCATCACCGGCCGGCCGGAGGTGCTGCTGCCCCAGAAGCTGGTGCCGCCGGCCTTCGTCGACGGCAAGCCGCTGCCGCGGCCCAATCCCCGGCGCTAG
- a CDS encoding TAXI family TRAP transporter solute-binding subunit, giving the protein MLARRTVLKSVLAAATGAALLGAAAHGPAKAQEAQNYLLATASTGGTYYPVGVALATLIKVKLQPKNNINMSAINSAGSGENIKLLRENEVQFAIVQGLYGAYAKNGTGPLEADGPQKSLRSITMLWPNVEHFVVRKEYAKSGTIDDMEGLAGKKVSLGSQNSGTLGSNRTILGNLGIDIDEAYDLAYMGYGPSADAIQNGQIQAMSTPAGPPVSAVTRVFAAMGANLKVLDFTDDQIKQANGDFGELWTRFVVPAGTYPGQSADINTIAQPNFLAVRDDVPEETIYLMTKTIYENLAFLNGIHPATKNMSLERSIAGLPLPLHPGALRYYEEAGLTIPDALKP; this is encoded by the coding sequence ATGCTGGCACGACGCACCGTACTGAAATCCGTTCTTGCCGCCGCCACCGGCGCCGCACTCCTCGGCGCGGCAGCGCACGGACCGGCGAAGGCCCAGGAGGCCCAGAACTATCTCCTGGCGACCGCCTCGACCGGCGGCACCTACTATCCGGTCGGCGTCGCGCTGGCGACGCTGATCAAGGTCAAACTGCAGCCCAAGAACAACATCAACATGTCGGCGATCAACTCCGCCGGCTCCGGCGAGAACATCAAGCTGTTGCGCGAGAACGAGGTCCAGTTCGCCATCGTCCAGGGCCTTTACGGCGCCTACGCCAAGAACGGCACCGGCCCGCTTGAGGCCGACGGGCCGCAGAAATCGCTGCGCTCCATCACCATGCTGTGGCCGAATGTGGAGCACTTCGTCGTCAGGAAGGAATACGCCAAGAGCGGCACCATCGACGACATGGAAGGGCTCGCCGGCAAGAAGGTTTCCCTCGGCAGCCAGAATTCCGGCACCCTCGGCTCCAACCGCACCATCCTCGGCAATCTTGGCATCGACATCGATGAGGCCTACGACCTCGCCTATATGGGCTACGGCCCCTCGGCCGATGCCATCCAGAACGGCCAGATCCAGGCGATGTCGACCCCGGCCGGCCCGCCGGTCTCCGCCGTCACCCGGGTGTTTGCCGCCATGGGCGCCAACCTCAAGGTGCTCGACTTCACCGACGACCAGATCAAGCAGGCGAACGGTGACTTCGGCGAGCTGTGGACCCGCTTCGTCGTGCCGGCCGGCACCTATCCGGGCCAGAGCGCCGACATCAACACCATCGCCCAGCCCAACTTCCTTGCCGTGCGCGACGACGTGCCGGAGGAAACCATCTACCTGATGACGAAGACGATCTACGAGAACCTCGCCTTCCTCAACGGCATCCATCCGGCGACCAAGAACATGAGCCTGGAGCGCTCCATCGCCGGCCTGCCGCTGCCGCTGCATCCGGGCGCCCTGCGCTACTACGAGGAAGCCGGCCTCACCATTCCGGACGCCCTGAAGCCGTAA
- a CDS encoding TRAP transporter permease, translated as MSDKDAPGDGPDGAAGGTPGGTAAAALPDVAIIADEGRLEDRRWQAVFTAVAVAVSLFHLWANLFATLSTLWLAGVHFAGLAFLCALRFPLVHAGSRRGRNAVFAVDVVFGLALAVGTVVLIASENAIYARGVHLAPHEWALAFLTILGAIELTRRTTGWIIPVLILTALTYVTWWGDHIDGVFRFAGLSVETVVFRSIFSDEGMFGMIGRISASFVFLFILFGAFLVRSGAGEFIIDIARAISGRLTGGPGFIAVIASGLTGTISGSAVANTTSTGVITIPLMKRSGFPPRFAAGVEAAASTGGQLMPPIMGAGAFVMANYTQIPYLDIVTVSFLPAFVYFLSVAFFVRIEAKRHNIVSHDDDAPRVAEVLRKGGPAFLIPIGVLIGLLVYGFTPTYAGGWAILAVVVASWLTPNPMGPRAIIEALAMGARNMVTTGVLLIAIGLIVNVIAMASIGNTFSLMITQWAGGNLMIAIVLVALASLVLGMGLPVTAAYIVLATLSAPALQTLIINQIVSPEMMRADIIAALAEGTLSDAIKPFFMLADPSVMAKLSAPMPPADAEALWNALPPEVVTQIMAQQRLALPVALTTGALLSAHMIVFWLSQDSNVTPPVCLTAFAAAAIAKTPPMLTGFTAWRLAKGLYLVPILFAYTPFLTGTIPEMLTLFAVATLGVYALGAAIEGHMEAPIPWPLRILLAAAGVALVWPNTPYLEAAGAAVVLGIFALNIRADRRRRAVAARSG; from the coding sequence ATGTCCGACAAAGACGCGCCCGGCGACGGGCCCGATGGCGCTGCGGGCGGCACTCCCGGTGGAACGGCTGCCGCCGCGCTGCCGGACGTTGCCATCATCGCCGACGAGGGGCGCCTGGAAGACCGCCGCTGGCAGGCGGTGTTCACCGCGGTCGCCGTCGCCGTCTCGCTGTTCCACCTCTGGGCCAACCTGTTCGCGACCCTGTCGACCCTGTGGCTCGCCGGCGTCCATTTCGCAGGCCTCGCCTTTCTCTGCGCCCTGCGCTTTCCGCTCGTCCATGCCGGCAGCCGGCGCGGGCGCAACGCCGTCTTTGCCGTCGATGTCGTCTTCGGCCTCGCGCTTGCCGTCGGCACCGTCGTCCTCATCGCCTCGGAAAACGCCATCTATGCCCGCGGCGTTCACCTGGCGCCGCACGAATGGGCGCTCGCCTTCCTCACCATCCTCGGCGCCATCGAGCTGACCAGGCGCACCACCGGCTGGATCATTCCGGTCCTCATCCTCACGGCGCTGACCTACGTCACCTGGTGGGGCGACCACATCGACGGCGTGTTCCGGTTTGCCGGGCTGTCCGTGGAGACCGTCGTCTTCCGCTCGATCTTTTCCGACGAGGGCATGTTCGGGATGATCGGCCGGATTTCGGCGAGCTTCGTCTTCCTGTTCATCCTGTTCGGCGCCTTCCTGGTGCGCTCCGGGGCCGGCGAATTCATCATCGACATCGCCCGCGCGATCTCCGGCCGGCTCACCGGCGGGCCCGGCTTCATCGCCGTCATCGCCTCCGGCCTCACCGGCACCATCTCCGGCTCGGCCGTCGCCAACACCACTTCCACCGGCGTCATCACGATTCCCTTGATGAAGCGCTCCGGCTTTCCGCCGCGCTTTGCCGCCGGCGTCGAGGCCGCGGCCTCCACGGGCGGCCAGCTCATGCCGCCGATCATGGGCGCCGGCGCCTTCGTCATGGCCAACTACACCCAGATCCCCTATCTGGACATCGTCACCGTCTCGTTCCTGCCGGCCTTCGTCTATTTCCTCTCCGTCGCCTTCTTCGTGCGCATCGAGGCCAAGCGCCACAACATCGTCTCCCATGACGACGACGCGCCGCGGGTCGCCGAAGTCCTGAGGAAGGGCGGCCCGGCCTTCCTGATCCCGATCGGCGTCCTCATCGGCCTCCTGGTCTACGGCTTCACGCCGACCTATGCCGGCGGCTGGGCGATCCTTGCCGTCGTCGTCGCCTCCTGGCTGACGCCGAACCCGATGGGACCGCGCGCCATCATCGAGGCGCTCGCCATGGGCGCCCGCAACATGGTCACCACGGGCGTGCTCCTGATCGCCATCGGCCTCATCGTCAACGTCATCGCCATGGCCTCCATCGGCAACACCTTCTCGCTGATGATCACCCAATGGGCCGGCGGCAACCTGATGATCGCCATCGTGCTGGTGGCGCTTGCCTCGCTGGTGCTCGGAATGGGCCTGCCGGTGACGGCCGCCTATATCGTGCTCGCCACCCTCTCCGCCCCGGCCCTGCAGACATTGATCATCAACCAGATCGTGTCGCCGGAGATGATGCGGGCCGACATCATCGCGGCCCTTGCCGAGGGCACCCTGTCGGACGCGATAAAACCCTTCTTCATGCTCGCCGACCCCTCGGTGATGGCCAAGCTGTCGGCGCCAATGCCGCCGGCCGACGCCGAGGCGCTCTGGAACGCCCTACCGCCGGAGGTCGTCACCCAGATCATGGCGCAACAGCGCCTCGCCCTGCCGGTCGCGCTGACCACCGGGGCGCTCCTGTCAGCGCACATGATCGTCTTCTGGCTTTCGCAGGATTCCAACGTCACGCCGCCGGTGTGCCTCACCGCCTTTGCCGCCGCGGCCATCGCCAAGACGCCGCCGATGCTGACCGGCTTCACCGCCTGGCGCCTCGCCAAGGGCCTCTATCTGGTGCCGATCCTCTTTGCCTACACGCCGTTCCTGACCGGCACGATCCCGGAAATGCTGACGCTCTTTGCCGTCGCCACCCTCGGCGTCTATGCGCTTGGTGCCGCCATCGAAGGCCATATGGAAGCGCCGATCCCCTGGCCCCTGCGCATCCTCCTTGCCGCCGCCGGCGTTGCCCTTGTCTGGCCCAACACGCCCTATCTGGAGGCCGCGGGCGCCGCCGTCGTGCTCGGCATCTTCGCCCTCAACATCCGCGCCGACCGCCGGCGCAGGGCCGTAGCCGCCCGCTCCGGATGA
- a CDS encoding M20 aminoacylase family protein: protein MPIINRFADLHEEIAGWRHDFHRHPELRFDVHRTAGIVARKLEAFGCDEVATGIGRTGVVGVIRGRKAGSGKVIGLRADMDALPIKEATGHAYASEAEGLMHACGHDGHSAMLLGAARYLTETRNFDGTAVMVFQPAEEGGAGAKEMIEDGLMERFGIQEIYGLHNIPGIRSGNFAVKSGAMMAATDRLTIEVDGIGGHGAFPHTTVDPVLVGSHIVTGLQSIVSRNVDPRAAAVISITIFRAGEADNVIPPSAYLKGTVRALDAATRDTLESRIRAYVAATAEAFGASVRLTYQRDYPVTMNHPAEADLAASVAEKIVGPDRLDRDPTPIMGGEDFAWMLEARPGAYIYMGNGDSAGLHHPEYDFSDDAIPYGCSYWVSLVETAMPLD, encoded by the coding sequence ATGCCGATCATCAACCGCTTCGCCGACCTGCACGAGGAGATCGCCGGCTGGCGCCATGACTTCCACCGCCACCCGGAGCTGCGCTTCGACGTCCACCGCACCGCCGGCATCGTCGCCCGCAAGCTGGAAGCGTTCGGCTGCGACGAGGTCGCAACCGGCATCGGCCGCACCGGAGTCGTCGGCGTCATCAGGGGCCGCAAGGCGGGCTCCGGCAAGGTAATCGGCCTTCGCGCCGACATGGACGCCCTGCCGATCAAGGAGGCGACCGGCCACGCCTATGCGTCGGAGGCGGAGGGCCTGATGCATGCCTGCGGCCATGACGGCCACTCGGCAATGCTGCTCGGCGCCGCCCGATACTTGACCGAGACGCGCAATTTCGACGGCACGGCGGTCATGGTCTTCCAGCCGGCCGAAGAGGGCGGCGCCGGGGCCAAGGAAATGATCGAAGACGGCCTGATGGAGCGTTTCGGCATTCAGGAAATATACGGTCTACATAATATACCTGGTATACGATCCGGAAATTTCGCTGTGAAATCAGGGGCGATGATGGCTGCCACCGACCGGCTGACCATCGAGGTCGACGGTATCGGCGGCCACGGCGCCTTCCCGCACACCACCGTCGATCCGGTCCTCGTCGGCAGCCACATCGTCACCGGATTGCAGTCGATCGTCTCCAGAAACGTCGATCCGCGCGCGGCCGCGGTCATCTCCATCACGATCTTCCGGGCCGGCGAGGCCGATAACGTCATCCCGCCCTCGGCCTACCTCAAGGGGACCGTGCGTGCCCTCGATGCGGCGACCCGCGACACGCTCGAATCCCGCATCCGCGCCTATGTGGCCGCCACCGCCGAGGCCTTCGGCGCCAGCGTCCGCCTCACCTACCAGCGCGACTATCCGGTCACCATGAACCACCCGGCTGAGGCCGACCTTGCCGCATCCGTCGCCGAAAAGATCGTCGGCCCCGACCGGCTCGACCGCGACCCGACCCCAATCATGGGCGGCGAGGATTTCGCCTGGATGCTGGAGGCCCGGCCCGGCGCCTACATCTATATGGGCAACGGCGACAGCGCCGGCCTGCACCACCCGGAATACGACTTCAGCGACGACGCCATCCCCTATGGCTGTTCCTACTGGGTGAGCCTGGTGGAAACGGCAATGCCCCTCGATTGA